Proteins from a genomic interval of Tistrella mobilis:
- a CDS encoding ABC transporter permease → MTAERHLGGPPPAGGTGGVAGGLTRLVRLMRANPPGFLALGVVVLLLAAAVAGPALVPYDPLATDVTRGLEPPSADHWFGTDQLGRDIFSRVIAATRLDLAIAFSAVAMSCIAGTLTGAVSGLRGGRLDRWIGRLVDVAMAFPLFVVAMALVAALGNTVANIVWATAIINLPFYIRFARAGIAGLKDAAWVQAARLGGHGEARLLVEVLLPALLPVLAIQVSLNLGWAILNAAGLSFIGLGVRPPAPEWGILAAEGAQFIMTGQWWVATFPGLALMLAVFAFNLAGDALRDLLDPRRR, encoded by the coding sequence ATGACCGCGGAACGCCATCTGGGCGGCCCGCCGCCGGCCGGCGGGACGGGCGGTGTTGCGGGCGGCCTCACCCGGCTCGTCCGGCTGATGCGCGCCAACCCGCCGGGCTTTCTGGCGCTGGGGGTGGTGGTGCTGCTGCTGGCCGCCGCCGTCGCCGGCCCGGCGCTGGTGCCCTATGACCCACTCGCCACCGACGTCACCCGCGGGCTGGAGCCGCCTTCGGCCGATCATTGGTTCGGCACCGACCAGCTGGGCCGCGACATCTTCAGCCGGGTGATCGCCGCCACCCGGCTTGATCTCGCGATCGCCTTTTCGGCGGTGGCGATGTCGTGCATCGCCGGCACGCTGACCGGCGCCGTCTCGGGGCTGCGCGGCGGCCGGCTCGATCGCTGGATCGGGCGGCTGGTCGATGTCGCCATGGCCTTCCCGCTGTTTGTGGTCGCCATGGCGCTGGTCGCGGCGCTGGGCAATACGGTCGCCAACATCGTCTGGGCGACCGCGATCATCAACCTGCCCTTCTATATCCGCTTCGCCCGCGCCGGCATCGCCGGGCTGAAAGATGCCGCCTGGGTGCAGGCGGCGCGGCTGGGCGGCCATGGCGAGGCCCGGCTGCTGGTCGAGGTGCTGCTGCCGGCGCTGCTGCCGGTGCTGGCGATCCAGGTCTCGCTCAATCTGGGCTGGGCGATCCTGAACGCCGCCGGCCTGTCCTTTATCGGCCTGGGCGTGCGGCCGCCGGCCCCCGAATGGGGCATTCTGGCGGCCGAGGGCGCCCAGTTCATCATGACCGGGCAATGGTGGGTCGCGACCTTCCCGGGGCTGGCGCTGATGCTTGCGGTCTTCGCCTTCAACCTGGCGGGCGATGCGCTGCGCGACCTGCTCGACCCGAGGCGCCGATGA
- a CDS encoding ABC transporter permease translates to MPAILGFIGRRCLATLPVLAGAVVFTFVVMRLLPADPAAFLASGPGMGQAEIEAIRVSMGLDRSIPEQLAIYAGDVLRGDLGRSYTTGEAVVDDLAARLPASLELTVTAFLLAILVALPLGVVAATRPGSAIDHLCRAIAAAGTSLPTFVVGLLLIHVFYSELGWAPEPVGRMDVMLIPPPVVTGSLVIDALLAGDTEVLGSVLGRMVLPCLTMTAFAVAPLARITRGAMIQVLSADFVTAARAAGLPRRMVLTRALRNAAVPVVTTLGMVFSYMLGANVLVEKVFAWPGIGSYALDALMNADYAPVQGFVLLVAIAFTLVNLAIDLLYGLIDPRVGRIG, encoded by the coding sequence TTGCCCGCCATCCTCGGCTTCATCGGCCGGCGCTGTCTCGCCACCCTGCCGGTTCTGGCGGGGGCGGTGGTGTTCACCTTCGTGGTGATGCGCCTGTTGCCGGCCGATCCGGCCGCCTTCCTCGCCTCGGGCCCCGGCATGGGGCAGGCGGAGATCGAGGCGATCCGGGTGTCGATGGGGCTGGATCGCAGCATTCCCGAACAGCTGGCGATCTATGCGGGCGATGTGCTGCGGGGCGATCTGGGCCGGTCCTATACCACGGGCGAGGCGGTGGTCGACGACCTGGCCGCCCGGCTGCCGGCCTCTCTGGAGCTGACGGTGACCGCCTTCCTGCTGGCGATCCTGGTGGCGCTGCCCCTGGGCGTGGTTGCCGCCACCCGGCCGGGATCGGCGATCGACCATCTCTGCCGGGCGATCGCCGCCGCCGGCACCTCTCTGCCCACCTTCGTGGTCGGGCTGCTGCTGATCCATGTGTTCTATTCCGAACTCGGCTGGGCACCGGAGCCGGTGGGGCGGATGGATGTGATGCTGATCCCACCGCCGGTGGTGACCGGATCGCTGGTCATCGATGCGCTGCTGGCCGGCGATACCGAGGTTCTGGGGTCGGTGCTGGGGCGCATGGTGCTGCCCTGCCTGACGATGACCGCCTTTGCGGTGGCACCGCTGGCCCGGATCACCCGCGGTGCCATGATCCAGGTGCTTTCGGCCGATTTCGTCACCGCCGCCCGCGCCGCCGGCCTGCCGCGGCGCATGGTGCTGACCCGCGCGCTGCGCAATGCCGCGGTGCCGGTGGTCACCACGCTCGGCATGGTGTTCTCGTACATGCTGGGCGCCAATGTGCTGGTGGAAAAGGTCTTCGCCTGGCCGGGCATCGGTTCCTATGCGCTGGATGCGCTGATGAACGCCGATTACGCGCCGGTGCAGGGCTTCGTGCTGCTGGTGGCCATCGCCTTCACCCTGGTCAACCTGGCGATCGATCTGCTCTACGGGCTGATCGATCCCCGGGTGGGGCGGATCGGATGA